Proteins from a genomic interval of Candidatus Cloacimonas sp.:
- the rplW gene encoding 50S ribosomal protein L23, protein MIHPRNIIISPIITEKSSNQVQKQNTYSFKVSGNANKIEIKKAIERIFAVKVLAVNTICYQGKPKSLGKYNGKRPDWKKAIVTLRKGDTIADFEV, encoded by the coding sequence ATGATACACCCACGCAATATAATAATCAGCCCCATAATCACTGAAAAAAGCAGTAATCAGGTTCAGAAACAAAATACTTATAGCTTTAAAGTGAGTGGTAATGCTAATAAAATTGAAATTAAGAAAGCCATAGAACGCATTTTTGCCGTTAAAGTTCTGGCAGTGAATACGATCTGCTATCAAGGCAAACCCAAGAGCTTAGGTAAATATAACGGTAAGCGTCCTGATTGGAAAAAGGCAATTGTAACTCTGCGCAAGGGCGATACAA